The segment GCCCAACGGGTGAATATGTTCCCAGGCCCAACAACCCCGCATCACGAGCCTGATTTATTCCGGGCAATACGTTTTCAACATTTGCATCCGTAATCGTTAAATCATGATTTCCCGGAACATATGTAACTAAAATTTTTCCAGCTGTAATGATACGATTAAAAGCATCAAACACCCTTTTGTTCGTTACGGCTATACGCTCAACAAAATCGAACTGATCATATCCCTGATAGGTATCTACTGTTGCCGGTACAAACCACTCGTCAAGCAAGTCTCCCGCAATAACCAGTTCCTTAACATTCGTTGAATCTTCAACCCTTTTGAGAAAATTTTCAAGAGGAATCAAATTGTCTTTAGTTTCTGTATAACTTATATCAGCACCGAGATGAAGATCACTTATAACGACAATCAAATCTCTTTCATTGCTGCCATTATTGAATGGGTCAAGACCACCATCTCCCTGATAACATGAAGTCAGCAGGCAAGCGGGCCCCATGCTCATAACTGCAGCAGTTGTTGTTGCACTGAACTTCATAAAATCGCGGCGGGATATCCCTTTCTTTTTAAAACTGTTCTCAGCTTTAGGATTTCCTATTTCAGCAGATAATTTCATAAGAACTTACATCCCTCAATTTAAAATCAAAGGGCCTTCCCCCTCCGACAGCATACTTTTCAATCCAGAATCAGAAATATATCAAACGCCAAAACCGTGAATATACGAATTTTATTTTACAGCAGCGATTGCCCTGCAAACCTTTATTCAAGATTATTATATTTCTCACTCTTTCTAGCGTATAGTGTTAATAATATCAATATGTTATTAACACTATCATTCAGGTTTCATTAAAAAGCATGCACCATTGAGGGGACACTGCCCCTCCTCAATAAAAAAGGGCTAGCTAAATAATTAGCTAGCCCTTTGACATTATGACGACACTTAAAAACTCAGCTAGTCACACAGAACTTTATCTGTAATATCATTTTGATATGCTTTTTCTAATTTCTTTTTGAAATTGTCAGGAGTCCAGTTCTTTACGAGTGTTTCAAGACGACCAGAACAGATCATGTCTTCTAAAATTGCATCAATTTTACGAATCATGACCTCTCCCCATTTGGTTTTAGGCGTAGCATAATAGCGATATATAGGGGTAACTGGCAGCTCTAAACATTCAATGAACTCTATATTCGATTTCTTTATATCATCTTGGTGTGTATAATAGGCTACAAGTGGGTCAGCAAAGAAGAAATCAATTCTATTGTGAAGAAGTAAATTTATTTGATCAATAGTGTCGAAAGCTGCGACTCCGTGATTTTTAGAATTTGTTTCTTTTATTATATTCAAAAGTTTCCCATAATATATTCCTTTCATATAGCTAAATATATTATTAGTATTGTTTAGATTGGTATATAATGAAAATTTTCCGTTGCTTGTGAATTTATTTTTATCTTCTTTTCTAATAACAGCAACTATACTCCATGAAACCATACAAGGATATTTTGAATAATATAAATATTTTTCTCGTTCAGTAGTTTTAACTATTCCTGTAATGACTATATTTTTCCCGGATTTTGCATCTAATAATCTTTTTACTGGAGATCCAATTGCATTGATATGTGTGTCACTGGGTAACATGTTCTGAATATATTCATTAAGTGTATTGCCTAACCCAGAACGTTCTCCTGATGAATTGTACATGAAAAGTGGTGGACAATCGAAACTTGGCCAATATGTTTTATCTTTTGCAAAAGCTATTTCAATACAAATTAAAACTGACAAGAGAGTAAAGGAAACTATTTTTAATTTGCTAATCCGCATATTAGTCCTGTGGTCGGTTTTCATAGCTTAACTGATGATTAAGCCACAAAAAAGATTCTCCTAGAAGTTAAATACATTCATTACTGCTAATACAATAAATACGGCTATAATCCCGGCAACAGAAGAACGATACTTTAAATAAGAGTGACATACAACAGCACAAAAAAATGGTCTACGATTTTACTCGTAAACCATTTAAATTTATTACCCTATCAGGAACACTTCTTGGCTATTTTCGGAACTTTACGGTGATGAAAGGTTCCCCGGAATTAAGTTTGGAAAACCGACCTAACACCAGAGACAGAATTGCGATCAGCATCAGGAGAATCGGGCCATACTCATTATCCATTCCCACAGTGCATCCTGTTCCGCCCGTATCAGGCGAGCTCATACCGAGAATCTGCGGGTCGTCGATAACTCCCAGATCCGGGTTATCATCATAAGAACCGTTGTCCTTAAGAACTGAAACAACATAATATGCAGTAGTAGAATTCAAAGCCTGAACAGGCTCAACAAATTTTCCTAACACATCTGTAAGCCACCAGTTGCCGTCCGTATAATCCTCAAGGTTTGCATATTTGAATTGTTTATTAGTTCCGTTGGTAAACAACTTAGCCAGCGTTAATTCTTTTGCCTCCACCGTGGGCAATCCGGTTACAGAATACCGAATACTGATTACACTGTCCGCTACAGTTTGAACACAAAATGAAGACTTATCACTATAAACACTCTCAAGAGCAGTTCCGTATACAGTATTTACGTTTACAGCAGAGCTAGCCGAATGCGCTTTGCTCAAAAAGGTCGACATTGGAGCACCGGGCTGATCAGTGTTCAACTCAATCTCGCCTTCTGTAGGATTGTCACCCACCATACCGCTCATAACTAGAGCATAAGGTTGTGGGCCAAAAGGAATGTTATTGGCGGTAATTTCCGCCTTATATGTGCCGGCCTGCGGACTTTCAACAGTTACAGATACAGTATTGTTCAAACGATCAAAATTAGTTGCTGCTATCTGCGTCCTGAAATTAACGCCAATAACCGGCGTAAAAGCAGCCTCCTGCCAAATGCCCCCAACCTTAACCATTCCAAGGGTCGTGGGATTAAGATTCTGATAGCCAACTCCGAATGAGCTGTTTTGCTTTTCCACAGCAACCACAACGCTGCCTTCTGTAAGAGTCAATCCGACCGG is part of the Maridesulfovibrio ferrireducens genome and harbors:
- a CDS encoding transporter substrate-binding domain-containing protein, which translates into the protein MRISKLKIVSFTLLSVLICIEIAFAKDKTYWPSFDCPPLFMYNSSGERSGLGNTLNEYIQNMLPSDTHINAIGSPVKRLLDAKSGKNIVITGIVKTTEREKYLYYSKYPCMVSWSIVAVIRKEDKNKFTSNGKFSLYTNLNNTNNIFSYMKGIYYGKLLNIIKETNSKNHGVAAFDTIDQINLLLHNRIDFFFADPLVAYYTHQDDIKKSNIEFIECLELPVTPIYRYYATPKTKWGEVMIRKIDAILEDMICSGRLETLVKNWTPDNFKKKLEKAYQNDITDKVLCD